GAAAGAACGAATTCGCGATCGGATCCGCCGGGAGGGGCTTCCGGCCGTGTACGCTTACCTATGCCGCGTAGATCCCGAGGCAGCAGGCCGCATCCATCCCAACGACGAGCAGAGAATCGTACGCGCGCTCGAGGTTTACGAAATCGCCGGCGAACCTATGAGCCATTTTTTCGCCCAGAAGCCGGCGCCGGCTCCCTTCGGTGCCATCTGGATCGGACTTGAGCGTCCGCGGGAAGAGCTCTACCATCGCATCGACCGGCGCGTGGAGGAGATGTTTGCCGCTGGGCTCGTCGAGGAGGTACGCCAGCTCCTGGAGCGCGGTTACACCGCAGACCTCAATGCCCTCCGCACCGTCGGGTACCGCGAAGTCATCGGGTACCTCCAGGGCGAGTTCACGCTGGATCGAGCCGTGTATCTGGTCAAGAGGAACTCACGCCGCTACGCCAAGCGGCAGCTCACGTGGTTCCGCCGCGACCAACGAATCCACTGGGTCCCGGCCGAGGAGGAGACCATTGAACGAATCGTCTCGCTGCTCCGAAACGCTGTGGCCAACCCTCTGCACGGCCCGAAAGAGGGCTCAGTGCGATAGGACGGAGCAAGGGCTTCCGCCCGAGAGCGTCCACAGCTACGGCAGCATCCCGGCATGGCAATCCGAACAGCCCATCTCCTGCCAGGCAGTCCCCACGTCCACCGGATGGCGGAAGGGGAGACCTTCCGAGGTATGGGAGATCTCCAGACTATCGGGTCTTCCCTGCCAGACGATGGTGTGGCACGCCGTGCACTCATTGGTAATGGCCCTCCCCTCGGCGTCCACGTGCTTGCCGTCGTGGCAGCGGTAGCAGCCCTTGAAATAGAGATGCCCCACATTATCCGGATATCGGTCCCAGCGGGCACGCATCTCGGGGAAGAAGTTGAGCTGGAAAAGCTCCTGCAGGGTGGCGATAGCGGAGTCCAGGACAGCCCCGTCTTTTGCCAGCTCCGGATACTCGCTCCCGTAGAACTCCCGTAGCGTGAGGGCGATGGTGTCGAGAGCACCCTGGGTGGTTGCGTACTCCTGACCCAGGGCCTCAGTGGCCACGCGTTTGATCCAGGGCAAGTCCCCTTTCAGTCTTCCTGTGGCCAGGGCAAGGTTAACGATCTGCGCGGGGCTGCGGTAGATGTGGGTGGGACGGTTGTGGCAGTCCATACAGTCCATCACCCGGACTTTCAGGGTATCGGCTTCTTCAGGCGTGACGGGACTGGACGAGTCTACGTACACGCGCGTCTCGCCCGTCCTCTTGTTGGTGAAGCGCACCCACGAGATCTCCTGCCGCCTGGCATCCGTGGCCAGATACTCTACGCGATTGGCGATGTTCATATGCCAATGGATCCCCGTGGCCAGCCCCGTGCGGGGACTCCCTCCGCCCGTCTTGATCAGCATGTTGATCTGCCACTCGGAGTTGTGCTCGTCCGGAAGGAAATGGTGGAAAAGCTTCTGCTGGGCGCCGTAGAACTGCTCCGGCCAGTGACACTGCTCGCAGGTTTCCTGCGCAGGGCGCAGGTTCTCGATGGGAGTAGGGATGGGACGCGGGTAGACGTTGGCAACCGTGGCGTAGACCTGGTACAGGCCGGACAATTTGCTCCGAACGTACCAGTTGGCTCCGGCGCCCACGTGGCAGTCCACGCAGCGCACACGCGCGTGAGGAGACTGCCGGTAGAGGGTATCCTCGGGCTTCATTACTTCGTGGCAGAGCCTGCCGCAAAAGTCAACGGAGTCCGTGTAGTGGTAAGCCTCGTAGCTTCCCACCGCGCTCAGCAAGAGAAAAATCACCACGCCCAGCACAGCGCCGAAGAGGTAGGCGCGGTGACGCCGATCGTTGAGGTCGATCACGGGGAAGCTCGGCGCCGCAATGCCACGGCGCTTCCGCCGCTGGACTTCCACGTAGGCTCCCACCGGAACAAGCAGAAGACCCAGAATCAGAAACGCCGGCACCACAATGAACAAGAAGAGTCCGTAGTAGGGATTCTCCTGCTCCCCTACGAGCTGGAGGAAGAACAGCAGGCAGAAAATGGCCAGGGAGACGCCGGCGATTGCACCCCCGACGAACGAGATCGGATTGTACAGGATGTGGCTGTTGTCCTTCGGCACTGGCTCCCTCCTCTTGGCTTCCTTCGCGCAGTGTGACAATTGCAGCCCGCGTGTCCATTCGGCGCTGGGACCCGACACGGGCCAATTTACGCAAGCAAGACAGGATCGGCAAACAATCTGCGGCACCCCGCCGGGCCCTGGTGCACGCCGGTCCATCCCGGAAGGGCTCCCCTCGACGCGGCCCCAGGGCTCCCCCGTCAGGCGGCCTTACCCGGGCTGCGGTTGCGGGCTCCGGTACACCCATCAGGGCACGATGGCTCAGAACCCGCCCCCACAGAGGTTCCCTCCCCGGGACGTCGTCTGGTGCGAGGACAGCGGGAACTGTCCCGCCGGTCGGGGGCGTTCCCATAGCCGCACGCACTCCCTGACGTCGGGTGTGCAGCCGAAGCTTGCGTTTTACGCGCGGAAAAACGATCTTCTTGTTACGGAGAGCGAGGAGCGGCAAGGAGGTGGTTGGCGTGAATAGGTGTGATGGGATGCGCCGGCGTGACTTCCTGCGGGCGATCGCCGGCAGTGCCTTGGCAGCGGCCCTGCTCCCCGAGGAGTCCGCGGCGCGATTTCTTCGGCCCGCCGACGTCCCTGCGGATCTTGCTGTCGCCAGGAACGGAGAACCCGCTCAGCTAGTCCAGGCGGCCGTCGAGGCCCTGGGGGGCATGTCGCGCTTTGTTTCCCGGGGGGACATCGTGGTGGTGAAACCCAACATCGGCTGGGACCGGCTCCCGGAACAGGCAGCCAATACCAATCCCGAAGTGGTGGCCGAAGTCGTGCGCCTATGTTACCAAGCAGGGGCGAAGAAGGTCCTGGTCTTTGACCATACCAGTAACCGAGCGCAGCGCTGCTACCTCCGGAGTGGAATTCAGGCTGCAGCCAAAGAAGCCGGGGCAGAGGTGTCCTTCGTTCACGAACAGAAATTCCGAAATGTGGAGATTCGCGAGGGCGTGGAGCTGAAATCCTGGCCCTTCTACAAGGACGTTCTCGAAGCGGACGTCCTGATCAACGTGCCGATTGCCAAACACCATTCGATGGCCCGGCTCACCGTGGGGCTGAAGAACATTATGGGTGTGATCGGGGGCGATCGCGGCGCAATTCACAATCACTTCGCCCGAAAGATCGTGGACCTCAACACAGTGGTGAAACCCAAGCTCACCCTTGTCGACGGCTATCGGATCCTTAGGGCCAATGGGCCTCAGGGTGGAAGTCCGCGGGATGTGCAGCTGTTGAAGACAGTCGTCGCGAGCACAGACCGCGTGGCTGCCGACGCCTACGCGGCCACCTGGTTCGGCCTCGGCCCGCAAGACCTCGATTACCTGGTGGAAGCCCACCGGCGGGGCCTCGGCGAAATCGATTTTCGCAAGCTGAAGATCCGAGAGATCGATTTGGGCTCCTGATCGCCCACAGGCCGGATACCCCAAGGCGATCCGCTCCGACGTACCGAGGGCTGGAAAAGAAACGGAAACGCCAAATCACCGACGGGCACCGATACTCCAACCTGCGCAGGGGAGAAATGAGGACGGCACGCCGGGTCTCGCAGCTGCTCTTCTTCCTGCTCTTCTTGTATCTTTTTTTCGAGGCGGTGTACCCCTACGAAGTGGCCCTCCCGGCCGATCTCTTCCTCCGCGCCAGCCCGCTTGCCGCGGTGGCTTCGATTCTCGCCTCGCGCGCCTTCGTGTCCACGGTGGTTCTGGGCTTGGTGATCCTTGCCCTGAGCATCCCACTGGGCCGCTTCTTTTGCGGTTGGATCTGTCCCCTCGGCACGGTGCTCGACGCCACGGACCGCTGGTTTAAGCGTCCCCGCAGAAAGGTTGGGCAGAGGGAATCAACCCGGCTGCGGTCCTGGAAATACGCCCTGCTGGTCGCGATCCTCGCGGGAAGCTTCCTCTCGGTCCAGTTTGCGGGCTACTTCGACCCCATTTCCGTCATCACCCGAGCCTTTACCGCGGTACTGCTGCCGCTGCTGACCAAGGTGGCCGACACTTTCGTCTCCCTCCTCGGTCGGGTATCCTTCCTGGAGAACATCACCTTCTCCGCCTACAACCGTCTGCAGGAAGTCGGTTTCCCCACGCAGCAACCTCTTGTGCGTGGAAGCTTTCTTATCCTGGTTCTCTTCCTGGTCATCCTTGTTCTTGGCAAGTGGAGCCGTCGTTTCTGGTGCCGGAATCTCTGCCCTCTCGGTGCGCTCCTGGGCTTCGTCGGACAGCACCGGCTCACGCACCGCACGGTCAGCACAGCCTGCACCGACTGTGGCGTCTGCCAACTGATGTGCCGGATGAATGCCATTGAGGACGGCTACCGGATCACCCGCACCAGCGAGTGCATCGAGTGTATGCAGTGCGTGGACATATGCCCCGAGGGCGCCATCTCCTATCGGCTGGGCCTGCCTGCCTCGAGCAGCCACAAGGGCGTGGATCTCGACCG
The DNA window shown above is from candidate division KSB1 bacterium and carries:
- the miaA gene encoding tRNA (adenosine(37)-N6)-dimethylallyltransferase MiaA, whose translation is MSCQTGGVRDWNELRRRLLERELVPVLVGPTAVGKTALSLLLAEAMEAEIVSADSRQVYRYMDIGTAKPRPEDRRRVPHHFIDVRDPDEYYSAGQFGREAREKIQQLLGQGRLPLVVGGSGFYLRALFDGLFEPRISDPEVKERIRDRIRREGLPAVYAYLCRVDPEAAGRIHPNDEQRIVRALEVYEIAGEPMSHFFAQKPAPAPFGAIWIGLERPREELYHRIDRRVEEMFAAGLVEEVRQLLERGYTADLNALRTVGYREVIGYLQGEFTLDRAVYLVKRNSRRYAKRQLTWFRRDQRIHWVPAEEETIERIVSLLRNAVANPLHGPKEGSVR
- a CDS encoding NapC/NirT family cytochrome c, whose amino-acid sequence is MPKDNSHILYNPISFVGGAIAGVSLAIFCLLFFLQLVGEQENPYYGLFLFIVVPAFLILGLLLVPVGAYVEVQRRKRRGIAAPSFPVIDLNDRRHRAYLFGAVLGVVIFLLLSAVGSYEAYHYTDSVDFCGRLCHEVMKPEDTLYRQSPHARVRCVDCHVGAGANWYVRSKLSGLYQVYATVANVYPRPIPTPIENLRPAQETCEQCHWPEQFYGAQQKLFHHFLPDEHNSEWQINMLIKTGGGSPRTGLATGIHWHMNIANRVEYLATDARRQEISWVRFTNKRTGETRVYVDSSSPVTPEEADTLKVRVMDCMDCHNRPTHIYRSPAQIVNLALATGRLKGDLPWIKRVATEALGQEYATTQGALDTIALTLREFYGSEYPELAKDGAVLDSAIATLQELFQLNFFPEMRARWDRYPDNVGHLYFKGCYRCHDGKHVDAEGRAITNECTACHTIVWQGRPDSLEISHTSEGLPFRHPVDVGTAWQEMGCSDCHAGMLP
- a CDS encoding DUF362 domain-containing protein, producing MRRRDFLRAIAGSALAAALLPEESAARFLRPADVPADLAVARNGEPAQLVQAAVEALGGMSRFVSRGDIVVVKPNIGWDRLPEQAANTNPEVVAEVVRLCYQAGAKKVLVFDHTSNRAQRCYLRSGIQAAAKEAGAEVSFVHEQKFRNVEIREGVELKSWPFYKDVLEADVLINVPIAKHHSMARLTVGLKNIMGVIGGDRGAIHNHFARKIVDLNTVVKPKLTLVDGYRILRANGPQGGSPRDVQLLKTVVASTDRVAADAYAATWFGLGPQDLDYLVEAHRRGLGEIDFRKLKIREIDLGS
- a CDS encoding 4Fe-4S binding protein, which gives rise to MRTARRVSQLLFFLLFLYLFFEAVYPYEVALPADLFLRASPLAAVASILASRAFVSTVVLGLVILALSIPLGRFFCGWICPLGTVLDATDRWFKRPRRKVGQRESTRLRSWKYALLVAILAGSFLSVQFAGYFDPISVITRAFTAVLLPLLTKVADTFVSLLGRVSFLENITFSAYNRLQEVGFPTQQPLVRGSFLILVLFLVILVLGKWSRRFWCRNLCPLGALLGFVGQHRLTHRTVSTACTDCGVCQLMCRMNAIEDGYRITRTSECIECMQCVDICPEGAISYRLGLPASSSHKGVDLDRRRVLGSLAGGTLAAAALSVGFVGRESSSSKLRPPGALVESEFLDRCVRCLECVRICSSTGACLQPALLERGVAGFWTPVADMRHGYCEYNCNLCGQVCPTGAITRLSVEDKQKVVMGTAYFDRSRCIPWYRNEDCLVCEEHCPIPEKAIRLEQRPVQLPSGETRLVKFPYVVEDLCIGCGICVTKCPVEGQPGIFVTTAREERFTARGEKVRKEEVPAYGR